Proteins co-encoded in one Populus trichocarpa isolate Nisqually-1 chromosome 10, P.trichocarpa_v4.1, whole genome shotgun sequence genomic window:
- the LOC7492409 gene encoding uncharacterized protein LOC7492409, whose amino-acid sequence MGSWDSAPAAILAVWALLSSIHALDIDHTTENGGLGRRVLLSFKETPHGTNLTFDCSPSGPCVPCAYSEKSDEKYRCSETGHRIPFKCVEINHDTENEKGKQHSPNGRSAVEISDDVNPHVMLQETTASNEGRTLLDDSSTAKGGSQAYITYRSCISVNTEKLSVLGFEGIILCLLLASGSVVYFRRKQTATVVAGAGAGAGRIQMNRFEL is encoded by the exons ATGGGAAGTTGGGATTCAGCACCAGCGGCGATCCTTGCAGTATGGGCGCTGCTTTCTTCCATTCACGCGTTGGACATAGATCACACGACTGA AAACGGAGGCTTAGGGCGTAGAGTATTACTTAGTTTCAAAGAAACACCACACGGCACTAACCTTACCTTCGATTGCTCTCCTTCGGGTCCCTGTGTTCCCTGCGCCTACTCtgagaag AGTGATGAAAAATATCGATGCAGCGAGACTGGCCATCGAATCCCTTTCAAATGTGTTGAAATTAATCATGATACAGAGAATGAAAAGGGGAAGCAGCATTCTCCAAATGGTCGATCTGCTGTTGAAATCTCTGATGATGTGAATCCTCATGTAATGTTGCAAGAGACCACTGCCTCAAATGAGGGTAGAACTTTACTGGATGATTCGTCTACAGCCAAGGGTGGATCACAGGCTTATATCACTTACAGAAGCTGTATATCAGTTAATACAGAGAAATTGTCAGTACTTGGTTTTGAG GGGATTATTTTGTGTTTGCTACTCGCAAGTGGTTCAGTTGTGTACTTCCGAAGAAAGCAGACTGCTACTGTGGTGGCTGGAGCTGGAGCTGGAGCGGGGAGGATCCAGATGAATAGATTTGAACTCTGA
- the LOC7460789 gene encoding transcription factor MYB1R1-like, which produces MMSRSCSQCGNNGHNSRTCGESPCCGDQNVTPTGIMLFGVRVAEGAASFRKSASMINLSQYEQPHEEPNADVAAGYESDDVVHASGRSRERKRGVPWTEEEHKLFLLGLQKVGKGDWRGISRNFVKTRTPTQVASHAQKYFLRRNNQNRRRRRSSLFDITTDTFMISGGSSMEEDQVHQETPALALPQLQPQPQPRLNNNRPEGLPMSTFPVISPVTSPLSGDNPMEKLTLGQTNVDKMSPKLFRPTPIIPIPPSSKLADINLNQKGPKDQLTALSLKLSTPSSEEQSTPASTHSSVFQAISSSDSIISVA; this is translated from the exons ATGATGTCTCGCAGTTGCTCACAGTGCGGAAACAACGGCCACAACTCGCGTACATGCGGGGAGAGTCCGTGTTGTGGAGATCAGAACGTTACTCCTACTGGTATCATGCTGTTTGGGGTGAGAGTCGCTGAAGGAGCTGCTTCTTTTAGAAAGAGTGCTAGCATGATCAATCTCTCCCAGTATGAACAGCCTCATGAGGAACCCAACGCCGATGTCGCCGCCGGTTATGAATCCGACGACGTTGTTCACGCCTCTGGCAGAAGCCGCGAGCGCAAAAGAG GGGTTCCATGGACTGAGGAAGAGCACAAGCTTTTCTTGTTGGGGTTGCAGAAAGTAGGGAAAGGGGATTGGAGAGGAATTTCAAGAAACTTTGTCAAGACTCGCACCCCTACGCAGGTGGCTAGTCATGCTCAAAAGTACTTTCTCCGCAGAAATAACCAGAATCGCCGACGACGAAGATCTAGTCTCTTTGATATAACCACTGATACA TTCATGATCAGTGGCGGTTCATCAATGGAAGAAGATCAAGTCCATCAAGAAACTCCAGCTCTAGCATTGCCACAGCTACAGCCACAGCCACAGCCGCGTTTGAACAATAACAGGCCTGAAGGCCTTCCCATGTCAACTTTTCCTGTGATTAGTCCTGTAACATCACCTCTCAGTGGTGACAACCCAATGGAGAAGCTGACATTAGGACAGACAAACGTGGATAAAATGTCACCCAAGCTCTTTCGTCCAACACCAATTATTCCAATCCCTCCATCTTCAAAATTGGCTGATATTAACTTGAACCAGAAAGGCCCTAAAGATCAATTAACAGCTCTATCACTCAAGCTATCTACTCCATCGTCCGAGGAGCAGTCAACTCCTGCATCGACACATTCGTCAGTATTTCAGGCCATTTCGAGTAGTGATAGCATCATCAGTGTTGCTTGA
- the LOC7492408 gene encoding serine/threonine-protein phosphatase PP2A catalytic subunit codes for MPSSHGDLDRQIEQLMECKPLGEAEVKTLCDQARAILVEEWNVQPVKCPVTICGDIHGQFYDLIELFRIGGNAPDTNYLFMGDYVDRGYYSVETVTLLVALKVRYRDRITILRGNHESRQITQVYGFYDECLRKYGNANVWKFFTDLFDYLPLTALIESQIFCLHGGLSPSLDTLDNIRALDRIQEVPHEGPMCDLLWSDPDDRCGWGISPRGAGYTFGQDIAHLFNHTNGLTLISRAHQLVMEGYNWCQEKNVVTVFSAPNYCYRCGNMAAILEIGENMDQNFLQFDPAPRQIEPDTTRKTPDYFL; via the exons atgccGTCGTCGCACGGGGATCTGGACCGTCAGATCGAGCAGCTGATGGAGTGCAAGCCTTTGGGAGAGGCGGAGGTGAAGACGCTGTGCGATCAGGCGAGGGCGATTCTGGTGGAGGAGTGGAACGTGCAGCCTGTCAAATGTCCGGTCACCATTTGTGGCGATATTCACGGCCAGTTCTACGATCTCATCGAGCTCTTTAGGATAGGAGGGAATGCACCTGATACCAATTATCTCTTCATGGGAGATTACGTAG ATCGTGGGTACTATTCAGTGGAGACGGTCACGCTCTTAGTGGCCTTGAAAGTTCGTTATAGAGATAGAATTACAATTCTTAGAGGAAACCATGAGAGCAGGCAGATTACTCAAGt GTATGGCTTTTATGATGAGTGCTTGAGAAAATATGGAAATGCTAATGTCTGGAAGTTTTTCACTGACCTTTTTGATTATCTACCCCTTACAGCCCTCATTGAGAGCCAG ATCTTCTGTTTGCATGGAGGACTTTCACCATCTCTTGATACGTTAGATAACATCCGAGCTTTAGACCGCATACAAGAG GTTCCACATGAAGGGCCAATGTGTGATCTCTTGTGGTCTGATCCAGATGATCGTTGTGGGTGGGGAATATCTCCTCGTGGTGCTGGATATACATTTGGACAGGATATAGCTCATCTGTTCAACCATACTAATGGACTCACTTTAATTTCACGGGCTCACCAGCTTGTCATGGAAGGGTACAATTGGTGTCAG GAAAAGAATGTGGTTACTGTATTTAGTGCTCCAAACTATTGCTACCGTTGTGGTAATATGGCTGCAATTCTAGAGATTGGAGAGAATATGGACCAGAATTTCCTTCAATTTGATCCAGCACCCCGGCAAATTGAACCTGACACCACTCGCAAGACCcctgattatttttt GTGA